A single region of the Lotus japonicus ecotype B-129 chromosome 4, LjGifu_v1.2 genome encodes:
- the LOC130710755 gene encoding lysM domain-containing GPI-anchored protein 2: MGTVWLSKLVATTMLVAVLGLLAEAQIEAKFKCISENATCHALADYSHPNGTTLRRIQTLFTVKHLPDILGANNLPANTTRVAPDQVIKVPFPCRCSNGTGLSNKVPRYKIKKGDTLYDIATTVFAGLVKYPQIQVANEIPDANNITAGDTIWIPLPCSCDAVAGSSVVHYAHLVQDGSSVESIAQEYGSTQQILLSLNGISDPKLLQARQLLDVPLQACSSSVKNDSPDYPLLVPNATYVYTAKECVKCKCDSSNNFRLQCEPSQHKPINDWSVCPSMECSKNVLIGNTTSTDSCNRTICDYAGYSNSKISTILATQNTCAVPPSGSGTSSGSGSGDSGSGASRSNLHGWVWSSPLIVIHFLLFVVFLL, from the exons ATGGGAACTGTTTGGCTATCCAAACTGGTTGCAACCACCATGTTAGTGGCGGTGTTGGGTTTACTAGCAGAGGCTCAAATAGAAGCCAAGTTCAAGTGCATCTCAGAGAACGCCACGTGTCACGCACTCGCCGACTACTCTCACCCAAACGGCACCACCCTCCGCCGCATCCAAACCCTCTTCACCGTGAAACACCTCCCGGACATTCTCGGCGCCAACAACCTCCCCGCCAACACCACGCGCGTGGCTCCCGACCAGGTCATCAAAGTCCCCTTCCCCTGCCGCTGCAGCAACGGCACCGGCCTCTCCAACAAGGTCCCTCGCTACAAGATCAAGAAAGGGGACACGCTGTATGACATAGCCACCACCGTTTTCGCTGGTTTGGTGAAGTACCCGCAGATCCAGGTGGCGAATGAGATCCCTGATGCGAATAACATCACCGCCGGGGACACGATTTGGATTCCTCTGCCGTGCAGCTGCGACGCGGTGGCCGGGAGCAGCGTGGTGCACTACGCGCATCTTGTGCAGGATGGGAGTAGCGTTGAGTCCATTGCGCAGGAGTATGGTTCCACTCAGCAGATTCTTCTCTCCCTCAATGGGATTAGCGACCCCAAGTTGCTTCAGGCTCGTCAGCTGCTCGATGTTCCGCTCCAAG CTTGTTCATCGAGTGTGAAAAATGATTCACCGGACTACCCTTTGCTTGTGCCAAATGCTACCTATGTTTATACGGCTAAGGAATGCGTCAAATGCAAGTGTGACTCCAGTAACAATTTCAG ATTACAATGCGAACCATCCCAACACAAACCAATCAACGATTGGTCCGTTTGCCCATCCATGGAATGCTCAAAGAACGTCTTGATTGGCAACACCACCTCCACAGATTCTTGCAACCGCACAATTTGTGACTATGCTGGTTATAGCAACTCCAAAATCTCAACCATTCTTGCAACACAGAACACTTGTGCTG TGCCGCCGAGTGGTTCAGGAACATCAAGTGGTTCTGGTTCAGGGGATTCTGGTTCAGGAGCATCAAGGAGCAACTTGCATGGCTGGGTTTGGAGTAGTCCTCTCATTGTCATTCACTTCCTCCTCTTCGTTGTCTTTCTCTTGTAG